From the Bacilli bacterium PM5-9 genome, one window contains:
- a CDS encoding ribose 5-phosphate isomerase B (product_source=KO:K01808; cath_funfam=3.40.1400.10; cog=COG0698; ko=KO:K01808; pfam=PF02502; superfamily=89623; tigrfam=TIGR01120) → MKKIVIGSDHGGFEYKEIIKNHLLGLDYEVLDVGAYDKSSIDYPDIAKNVSEIVVKEKIKGILICGTGIGISIAANKCHGIRAALCNDEYSARMSREHNNSNILALGQRVIGEGLMLNIVNAWLYADFEGGRHENRVNKITKIEEER, encoded by the coding sequence ATGAAAAAAATAGTAATTGGTAGTGATCATGGTGGTTTTGAATATAAAGAAATTATAAAAAATCATTTATTAGGATTAGATTATGAGGTTTTAGATGTTGGGGCATATGATAAATCAAGTATTGATTATCCTGACATAGCTAAAAACGTTAGTGAGATAGTAGTTAAAGAAAAAATTAAAGGAATTCTTATTTGTGGAACAGGTATTGGTATTAGTATTGCTGCAAATAAGTGTCATGGAATAAGAGCTGCACTATGTAATGATGAATATAGTGCAAGAATGTCACGTGAGCATAATAATAGTAACATTTTAGCTTTAGGGCAACGTGTTATTGGAGAAGGATTAATGCTAAATATTGTAAACGCTTGGCTGTACGCTGATTTTGAAGGTGGACGCCATGAAAATAGAGTAAACAAAATAACAAAAATCGAGGAGGAAAGATAG
- a CDS encoding uracil phosphoribosyltransferase (product_source=KO:K00761; cath_funfam=3.40.50.2020; cog=COG0035; ko=KO:K00761; pfam=PF14681; superfamily=53271; tigrfam=TIGR01091), producing the protein MGYKVLNHPLIAHKLTIMRRKDTSTKDFRQNLDEIAGLMAYEITRDVETKEVEVETPLVKTTQKKLAEDIILVPILRAGLGMVDGIRSLIPTAKIGHIGVYRDEETFEAKEYFNKLPESIEDAYVMVLDPMLATGVSASAALTMIKQAGAKKIKLVCLVGVMEGINAVSKEHPDVEIVLAALDEGLNEKNYIMPGLGDAGDRLFGTK; encoded by the coding sequence ATGGGATACAAAGTTTTAAATCATCCATTAATTGCTCATAAGTTAACTATTATGAGAAGAAAGGACACTTCAACCAAGGATTTCAGACAAAATCTTGATGAGATCGCAGGATTAATGGCGTATGAAATCACTAGAGATGTTGAAACTAAGGAAGTTGAGGTTGAAACACCTTTAGTTAAGACAACACAAAAAAAATTAGCTGAGGATATTATACTTGTTCCAATTTTAAGAGCAGGATTGGGTATGGTAGATGGAATTAGATCATTAATTCCAACAGCAAAAATTGGACATATTGGTGTTTATCGTGATGAAGAAACATTTGAAGCAAAGGAGTATTTTAATAAATTACCTGAAAGTATTGAAGATGCTTATGTAATGGTTCTTGATCCAATGTTAGCAACTGGTGTTAGTGCAAGCGCAGCGTTAACAATGATTAAACAAGCAGGTGCTAAAAAAATTAAATTAGTTTGCTTAGTAGGTGTTATGGAAGGAATTAATGCTGTAAGTAAAGAACATCCAGATGTAGAAATAGTTTTAGCTGCATTAGATGAAGGTTTAAATGAAAAAAATTATATTATGCCTGGTTTAGGTGATGCTGGAGATCGTTTGTTTGGAACAAAATAA
- a CDS encoding F0F1-type ATP synthase assembly protein I (product_source=COG5336; cog=COG5336; smart=SM01207; superfamily=161098; transmembrane_helix_parts=Inside_1_12,TMhelix_13_35,Outside_36_44,TMhelix_45_67,Inside_68_72) — protein sequence MEQNKKNKTALRQTISSLTSISGYMIGSILIGMYLDNKFFNNNGLAVIVALIIGILLVVINVIKLVILSRDN from the coding sequence TTGGAACAAAATAAAAAAAACAAAACAGCATTAAGACAAACAATTAGCTCACTTACTTCAATAAGTGGTTATATGATTGGCTCAATATTAATTGGAATGTATTTAGATAACAAGTTTTTTAATAATAATGGACTTGCAGTTATAGTTGCTCTTATTATTGGAATATTGTTAGTCGTAATAAATGTGATTAAGTTGGTGATATTAAGTCGTGATAATTGA